One Chlorobaculum limnaeum genomic window carries:
- a CDS encoding glycosyltransferase family 2 protein — MQASGKTAPAVTVIIPHLRNRPMLDACLDALGKTTFTDFSVLVVDNGGEDSDLSGLESRYPGVTVLSLLANAGYAGGCNAGLRQVSSPYVVFLNDDTVVEPEWLGCLVAGAESDPAVGALQPKILSLPERRQGRRVFDYAGAAGGLIDRLGYPYCLGRSFSGREEDAGQYDEPHDIFWASGVALFARREAVERLGGFEESFFMHMEEIDLCWRMLSHGYKVRSVPQSVVWHEGGASLAEGSPLKVYYNHRNALLMLLRNRSAAPLVALLPLRLALDAAAMLYYLAGGMGGVARAAQVARAFIDAMLMLPETFRQRWEIQRARTVSDRELFRDAPLSIFLSRRPAQPLARASQ; from the coding sequence ATGCAAGCATCGGGCAAAACCGCTCCGGCGGTGACGGTCATCATTCCGCATCTCAGGAACCGGCCGATGCTCGATGCATGCCTCGACGCTCTCGGCAAAACCACCTTCACCGACTTTTCCGTGCTTGTCGTCGATAACGGCGGCGAGGATTCCGACCTCTCCGGCCTCGAATCCCGCTATCCCGGCGTCACCGTTCTCAGTCTGCTCGCCAACGCCGGATACGCCGGGGGGTGCAACGCGGGGCTTCGGCAGGTCTCGTCGCCCTATGTGGTTTTCTTGAATGACGATACCGTCGTCGAGCCGGAGTGGCTGGGCTGTCTCGTCGCTGGCGCCGAAAGCGATCCGGCGGTTGGCGCGTTGCAGCCGAAGATTCTTTCGCTGCCGGAGCGTCGGCAGGGGAGGCGGGTGTTCGACTACGCCGGAGCCGCCGGTGGGCTGATCGACCGCCTCGGCTATCCCTACTGCCTCGGCAGGAGCTTCAGCGGGAGGGAGGAGGACGCCGGGCAGTATGATGAGCCGCACGACATCTTCTGGGCGTCGGGCGTGGCGCTCTTCGCCCGGCGCGAGGCGGTCGAGCGTCTCGGCGGCTTCGAGGAGAGCTTTTTCATGCACATGGAGGAGATCGATCTCTGCTGGCGAATGTTGTCGCACGGCTACAAAGTGCGGTCGGTGCCGCAATCGGTGGTCTGGCACGAAGGCGGCGCGTCGCTCGCGGAGGGTTCGCCGCTGAAGGTCTATTACAACCACCGCAACGCCTTGCTGATGCTCTTGCGCAACCGGAGCGCCGCGCCGCTCGTCGCGCTGCTGCCGCTGCGCCTCGCGCTCGACGCGGCGGCGATGCTCTACTATCTCGCCGGGGGAATGGGGGGCGTCGCCAGAGCCGCGCAGGTTGCTCGCGCTTTCATCGATGCGATGCTGATGTTGCCGGAAACGTTTCGGCAGCGGTGGGAAATCCAGCGGGCGCGAACCGTCAGTGACCGGGAGCTTTTCCGCGATGCGCCGCTCTCAATCTTCCTCTCGCGCCGTCCGGCTCAGCCGTTGGCCCGCGCTTCGCAGTAG
- a CDS encoding SRPBCC family protein translates to MALSPEKRARVMQGEILIDLDWLPDGVIGASGCVFIEAEPPVVWRMLTDYDHLNETMPKVVSSRLLESNNQTRIIAQSGKSGIFIFEKTVNFTLKVEEVFPEHLWFSQIGGDFEVYEGEWRLEAVDGKNGHATLLTYKAEIKPDFFAPQFVVSFVQSQDLPTILKAIRSYCEARANG, encoded by the coding sequence ATGGCACTCTCACCGGAAAAACGCGCGCGGGTTATGCAGGGCGAGATTCTCATCGATCTCGACTGGCTGCCGGACGGGGTCATCGGGGCGAGCGGCTGCGTCTTCATTGAGGCCGAGCCGCCGGTGGTGTGGCGGATGCTCACCGACTACGACCACCTCAACGAAACGATGCCCAAGGTGGTGTCGAGCCGGTTGCTGGAGTCGAACAACCAGACCCGGATCATCGCGCAGTCGGGCAAATCGGGCATTTTCATCTTCGAGAAAACGGTGAACTTCACCCTCAAGGTCGAGGAGGTTTTTCCGGAGCACCTCTGGTTTTCGCAGATCGGCGGGGATTTCGAGGTCTATGAGGGTGAGTGGCGGCTCGAAGCGGTCGATGGCAAGAACGGCCACGCAACACTGCTGACCTACAAGGCGGAGATCAAGCCGGACTTTTTCGCGCCGCAGTTTGTAGTGAGCTTCGTGCAGAGTCAGGATTTGCCGACCATCCTCAAGGCGATCCGCAGCTACTGCGAAGCGCGGGCCAACGGCTGA